Proteins encoded within one genomic window of Spirochaeta isovalerica:
- a CDS encoding response regulator, with translation MRILIVEDDFGSRVLMKKLLAGYGSCDVVVDGEEALSSFKMAWEEKAPYNLIMMDIMLPEMDGQEALQQIRAYEKEIGLSDVDRVKVIMTTALGDPKNVVTAYNKGEASSYIVKPVEIAQLKQEMSKLGFEEQ, from the coding sequence ATGAGAATTCTTATAGTTGAAGATGATTTTGGAAGTCGAGTTCTTATGAAAAAGCTTCTGGCCGGATACGGGAGTTGTGATGTCGTTGTCGATGGAGAGGAAGCCCTCAGCTCTTTTAAAATGGCATGGGAAGAAAAAGCTCCCTACAACCTTATTATGATGGATATCATGCTGCCCGAAATGGATGGGCAGGAGGCGCTCCAGCAGATCAGGGCTTATGAAAAAGAGATCGGTCTTTCCGACGTCGACAGAGTTAAAGTCATTATGACCACAGCTCTGGGAGATCCCAAAAATGTCGTTACGGCTTATAATAAAGGTGAAGCGTCGTCCTATATTGTCAAACCTGTGGAAATAGCTCAGCTAAAGCAGGAAATGTCCAAATTGGGTTTTGAAGAACAATAA
- a CDS encoding ATP-binding protein — protein sequence MEKRILIVEDEGIVALDIQSRLESHGYGVIDIVSTGSRAIEIAKEEVPDLILMDINLKGSIDGIETASLIRRAVDCPIIFLTAFADEKTMKKARISDASGYILKPFREGELLVTIELAIKRDDVRKKIQDNSNWLYSTLNNMNDAVITVSEENRVIFFNRKAGELMDYDLSPGDIFEIDDYIFSEKGRMRFRKGEREIEIEYSRTEIFEDDQKLGQVHFIHDITKQVAYEIGLEKARRAAEDASRAKNDFLANITHELRTPLNTIIGMNSIVSELSTDSELKEMHELIGKAADRLLKQVNELLELAEIDRGVIKILTSRFSVKALIEEVAETFRQQAELKSIDLLVSTGDLPVIVADKNKIREIISCLLSNAFKFTQNGHIEISARVDKGALILCFKDTGIGLSDDQKKRIFQLFTQVDGSRTRYYGGVGVGLTLVNKLVQLLNGSLEVESELSEGSTFTIQIPVEISSDQKTVEIVQETEAGVSREASGMEKELISLVEELKIFFEKKEYDKCNRRIREFRSQHKIVELNFESEALFRLAAAVKLKNIDKLNKIHMELTSHIVSSSGGVYENSYS from the coding sequence TTGGAAAAAAGAATACTAATCGTTGAAGATGAAGGTATAGTCGCCCTCGATATCCAGTCCAGGTTGGAAAGCCATGGATACGGTGTCATTGACATAGTCTCAACCGGCAGCCGGGCCATTGAAATCGCCAAAGAGGAAGTTCCTGATCTGATTCTTATGGATATCAACCTCAAAGGCTCGATTGATGGAATTGAAACAGCTTCTCTTATAAGAAGGGCTGTTGATTGTCCTATCATTTTTCTCACAGCTTTTGCTGATGAGAAAACAATGAAAAAGGCCAGGATCTCAGATGCGTCAGGTTACATCCTGAAACCTTTCCGGGAGGGAGAACTTCTCGTTACCATTGAACTGGCTATCAAGCGTGATGATGTCAGAAAAAAAATCCAGGATAACAGCAACTGGCTATACAGCACTCTCAATAATATGAACGATGCGGTTATTACCGTATCGGAAGAAAACAGGGTGATATTCTTTAACAGGAAAGCCGGGGAACTGATGGATTATGATTTATCTCCCGGTGATATTTTCGAGATCGACGATTACATTTTTTCAGAAAAAGGCAGAATGCGATTTCGAAAAGGTGAGCGGGAGATTGAAATTGAGTACTCCCGAACAGAAATCTTTGAGGATGATCAGAAGCTGGGCCAGGTGCATTTTATACATGACATCACCAAACAGGTCGCCTATGAGATCGGTCTGGAGAAAGCCCGCCGGGCGGCAGAAGATGCCAGCCGGGCTAAAAATGATTTTCTGGCCAATATAACTCATGAACTGCGAACTCCTCTGAATACCATTATCGGAATGAACAGCATAGTATCAGAGCTCTCGACAGATAGCGAACTAAAGGAAATGCATGAGCTGATCGGGAAGGCCGCAGACAGGTTGTTGAAACAGGTTAACGAACTGCTTGAACTGGCGGAAATTGATAGAGGTGTAATAAAGATTTTAACCAGCCGTTTTTCCGTAAAAGCATTGATAGAAGAGGTCGCGGAAACTTTCCGTCAGCAGGCTGAATTAAAATCTATAGATTTGCTGGTTTCCACAGGAGATCTGCCTGTGATCGTTGCAGATAAAAACAAAATACGCGAAATTATCTCCTGTCTGCTCAGTAATGCCTTTAAGTTTACCCAGAATGGACATATTGAGATTTCAGCCCGTGTCGATAAAGGGGCTCTGATTCTTTGTTTTAAAGACACGGGAATCGGTCTAAGCGACGATCAGAAAAAGAGGATTTTCCAGCTTTTTACACAGGTCGATGGCTCGAGAACCAGATATTATGGTGGAGTTGGAGTCGGTCTGACTCTGGTGAATAAATTGGTACAACTGCTCAACGGCTCACTGGAAGTGGAAAGCGAGCTTTCAGAAGGCAGTACTTTCACTATTCAGATCCCTGTAGAAATAAGTTCCGATCAGAAAACTGTTGAAATCGTTCAGGAAACCGAAGCTGGTGTTTCCCGCGAAGCCAGCGGGATGGAAAAGGAACTGATCTCTCTGGTGGAAGAACTTAAAATATTTTTTGAAAAAAAAGAATATGATAAATGCAATCGCAGAATACGGGAATTCCGCTCTCAACATAAAATCGTGGAACTGAATTTCGAATCGGAAGCTCTCTTCAGATTAGCAGCTGCGGTTAAGTTGAAAAACATAGATAAATTAAATAAGATTCACATGGAACTGACCTCACATATCGTCAGTTCTTCAGGAGGAGTTTATGAGAATTCTTATAGTTGA
- a CDS encoding response regulator translates to MAKKILVVDDSAAIRQSVTFVLQQEGYETIEAADGAEGLEKIKGSAVDMVVSDVNMPNMDGITMVSKIRELSEFRFIPIIILTTESQSSKMEEGKAAGATGWIVKPFTSDKLLAVVKKLLG, encoded by the coding sequence GTGGCAAAAAAAATATTGGTAGTAGATGATTCAGCAGCTATCAGACAGAGTGTAACATTCGTTCTGCAGCAGGAAGGCTATGAAACAATAGAAGCCGCTGATGGTGCTGAAGGTCTGGAAAAAATAAAAGGATCAGCGGTCGATATGGTTGTTTCCGATGTCAATATGCCTAATATGGATGGCATAACGATGGTTTCTAAAATCCGGGAACTTTCGGAATTCCGCTTCATTCCCATAATTATACTGACAACGGAATCCCAGTCCTCCAAGATGGAAGAAGGGAAGGCCGCCGGAGCTACAGGATGGATTGTGAAACCCTTTACTTCTGATAAGCTTCTGGCTGTTGTCAAAAAACTGCTGGGTTGA
- a CDS encoding protein-glutamate methylesterase/protein-glutamine glutaminase — protein MSPAKIKVLIVDDSAVVRQTLKQIFEEDRNIEVVGVAADPLIALKRLESDKPDVITLDIEMPRMDGLTFLKKIMSENPIPVIICSSKSEDGSDNALNALEYGAVDIIQKPKMGTKQFLEDSKVRLVDAVKAAAIARIKKGAPKPAVVRREVQPKLSADVVLPRAAGPSHIDTTEKIIVVGASTGGTEALKVFLEEMPIDAPGIVIVQHMPENFTKAFAQRLNSICDLEIKEAADNDSVIRGRALIAPGNKHCLIKRSGARYYVEVKDGPLVCRHRPSVDVLFRSASRFVGKNAVGIIMTGMGDDGARGMKEMKENGAYNIAQDENSCVVFGMPNEAIKRGCVDLIIPLEQIAAAALKAAR, from the coding sequence ATGAGCCCGGCCAAAATTAAAGTTCTTATCGTCGACGATTCTGCGGTTGTCAGACAGACTCTGAAACAGATTTTTGAAGAAGATCGGAATATTGAAGTCGTCGGCGTCGCTGCCGATCCACTTATTGCCTTGAAAAGGCTTGAATCGGATAAGCCCGATGTCATAACCCTCGATATTGAAATGCCCAGAATGGATGGACTGACATTTCTGAAAAAAATAATGTCCGAAAACCCGATTCCGGTTATAATTTGTTCCAGTAAAAGCGAGGATGGATCGGACAACGCCCTCAATGCTCTCGAATACGGAGCGGTGGATATTATTCAGAAACCCAAAATGGGCACAAAGCAGTTTCTTGAAGATTCAAAAGTAAGGCTGGTTGATGCAGTGAAAGCTGCCGCGATAGCCAGAATTAAAAAAGGTGCTCCAAAGCCCGCTGTTGTTCGTAGAGAAGTGCAGCCGAAGCTGTCGGCGGATGTTGTTCTGCCCAGAGCTGCCGGTCCTTCCCATATCGATACAACGGAAAAAATCATTGTTGTCGGGGCTTCCACAGGCGGTACGGAAGCTCTGAAGGTCTTTCTGGAAGAAATGCCTATTGATGCTCCGGGGATCGTCATCGTTCAGCATATGCCGGAAAATTTCACCAAGGCATTTGCACAGCGTCTCAACAGTATTTGCGACCTTGAGATCAAAGAAGCGGCGGATAACGATTCAGTTATCAGAGGGAGGGCTCTCATCGCTCCCGGTAATAAGCACTGTCTCATAAAAAGAAGCGGTGCAAGATATTATGTTGAGGTTAAGGACGGTCCTCTGGTATGCCGCCACCGACCGTCGGTCGATGTCCTTTTCAGATCTGCTTCGCGTTTCGTCGGAAAAAACGCCGTCGGTATTATCATGACCGGTATGGGAGACGACGGAGCCAGGGGAATGAAGGAAATGAAGGAGAACGGCGCCTACAATATTGCTCAGGACGAGAACAGTTGTGTTGTTTTCGGAATGCCCAATGAAGCGATCAAAAGAGGGTGTGTTGACCTGATCATCCCTTTGGAACAGATTGCGGCTGCGGCTTTAAAGGCTGCTAGATAA
- a CDS encoding chemotaxis protein CheA, whose protein sequence is MVDQFKEAFREEAFELLTELEDSLLRLEEEPDNPETISSVFRIMHTIKGSAAMFGFDDISLFTHEVENIMDLLRAGKLVVTKELIDMTLTSRDYIRIMLEDPSRKLDEEVQTLLGEFKAEVRNQNRDTFEEEPQSAPEVPLKPDEKESESPSYQSDELITYRIIFCPENNIFLSGTNPLLLLAELRELGEISILAVKEEIPPLSEINPEFNYTSWEIILSTTTPEEEVRDVFIFVESSAEVRINIISDSLDESGKKIGEILVDRGVVKSEDINEVLTGRKRVGEVLVENKLVTKPQLDSALEEQQQINRLMEKKKAITTSGSVRVDSGKLDELVDLVGEMVTVQAHLSELASHKQDASIISIAEQLERLTAELRDNSMSMRMLPIGTTFSKFKRLVRDLSADLGKGISLVTVGGETELDKTVIEKLNDPLIHLIRNSIDHGIESPEERIEAGKSAGGTITLSARHSGANVLITVADDGAGLDASKIRRKAIDKGLMLADEELPEGELFKMIFAPGFSTSSAITKVSGRGVGMDVVRKEIETLGGQVSISSEGGKGTAIELKLPLTLAIIEGLLVQIDEEFYVFPLSVVEECVEHIQDEQENGKQNIASVRGEILPFIRLREFFDIQGKPPEIEQLIVVNTHDHRIGFIVDEVIGDYQTVIKTLGSIYKDVEGLSGGTILGDGSIALILDVLKITQIVQKEEKLLT, encoded by the coding sequence ATGGTTGATCAATTTAAAGAAGCGTTCAGAGAAGAAGCTTTTGAGTTGCTGACAGAACTTGAAGATTCGCTGTTAAGGCTTGAAGAAGAGCCTGACAATCCCGAGACCATCTCTTCAGTTTTCAGAATCATGCATACGATCAAAGGGTCGGCAGCCATGTTCGGTTTCGATGATATTTCTCTCTTTACTCATGAAGTTGAGAATATAATGGATCTTCTCCGTGCCGGGAAACTGGTAGTGACAAAAGAGCTGATAGACATGACATTGACGTCTAGAGACTATATCCGGATCATGCTCGAAGATCCGTCCAGGAAGCTGGATGAAGAAGTTCAGACTCTTCTCGGGGAATTTAAAGCCGAAGTGCGAAACCAAAACAGAGATACTTTCGAAGAGGAGCCTCAATCAGCTCCCGAAGTTCCATTAAAACCTGATGAAAAAGAGAGTGAATCTCCATCCTATCAATCAGATGAACTCATTACCTACAGAATCATATTCTGTCCAGAAAACAACATTTTCCTTTCCGGGACCAATCCTCTTCTCCTCCTTGCCGAACTGAGAGAGCTGGGAGAGATCTCCATTCTTGCAGTCAAAGAGGAGATCCCGCCACTTTCGGAAATCAATCCGGAATTCAACTATACCTCCTGGGAGATAATACTATCTACGACGACGCCGGAGGAAGAAGTCCGCGATGTGTTCATTTTCGTGGAAAGCTCTGCGGAAGTCAGGATTAATATTATTTCTGACAGCCTCGATGAGAGCGGTAAAAAGATCGGTGAGATCCTGGTCGACCGTGGTGTTGTAAAAAGCGAAGATATCAATGAAGTCCTGACAGGGCGTAAAAGAGTCGGGGAAGTGCTTGTGGAGAATAAGCTGGTCACGAAACCTCAGCTCGATTCGGCTCTGGAAGAGCAGCAGCAGATCAATCGACTCATGGAAAAGAAAAAAGCCATTACAACCAGCGGGAGTGTCCGTGTCGATTCCGGCAAGCTGGATGAACTTGTGGATCTTGTCGGAGAAATGGTGACCGTTCAGGCGCATTTATCCGAACTGGCTTCCCATAAACAGGATGCCTCTATCATCTCCATTGCGGAACAGCTGGAGCGGCTTACAGCTGAGTTGAGAGATAACTCCATGAGCATGAGAATGCTCCCCATCGGCACTACTTTCAGTAAATTCAAACGGCTCGTGCGGGATCTTTCGGCTGATCTGGGTAAGGGTATCTCTCTGGTCACGGTGGGAGGCGAAACAGAACTGGATAAAACTGTTATCGAAAAGCTCAATGATCCCCTGATACACCTTATCCGCAATTCCATTGATCACGGTATAGAATCTCCCGAAGAGAGGATTGAGGCAGGCAAATCGGCCGGCGGTACCATTACGCTTTCGGCAAGACACTCGGGCGCCAATGTTCTTATCACCGTCGCTGATGACGGGGCGGGGCTTGATGCTTCAAAGATCAGGCGGAAGGCCATTGATAAGGGGCTGATGCTGGCTGATGAGGAACTTCCTGAAGGTGAATTATTTAAAATGATATTTGCTCCGGGATTCTCAACCAGTTCTGCCATTACCAAGGTCTCCGGCAGGGGCGTTGGTATGGATGTAGTCCGTAAGGAAATTGAAACGCTTGGCGGTCAGGTCTCCATCAGCAGTGAAGGGGGAAAAGGGACAGCCATAGAGCTGAAGCTGCCGCTCACTCTGGCTATCATCGAAGGATTGCTTGTTCAGATCGATGAGGAATTCTACGTCTTTCCCCTGTCAGTCGTTGAGGAGTGCGTTGAACATATTCAGGATGAACAGGAAAACGGAAAACAGAATATCGCCAGTGTAAGAGGAGAAATCCTTCCGTTCATACGTTTACGCGAATTCTTTGATATTCAGGGCAAGCCGCCGGAAATAGAGCAGTTGATTGTTGTAAATACCCATGATCACAGAATCGGTTTTATTGTCGATGAAGTCATTGGTGATTATCAGACAGTAATTAAAACCCTCGGGTCCATATATAAAGATGTAGAGGGGTTGTCGGGTGGAACAATTCTCGGTGATGGTTCCATAGCTCTGATACTGGATGTATTGAAGATTACTCAAATCGTCCAAAAAGAAGAGAAGCTTCTTACCTGA
- a CDS encoding STAS domain-containing protein, with amino-acid sequence MAENIQVLTFEGSQTIEKAQSVKESLLQALKSKKEKILINLSKVEKVDLSFLQLLHAAGLEAEKKGKELSLSGDIPDDFISAVKLAGFDRNLYDGGAMLFKQLTGEGA; translated from the coding sequence ATGGCAGAGAATATTCAGGTCTTGACATTTGAAGGCTCTCAAACAATCGAAAAAGCCCAATCTGTTAAAGAATCCTTGCTCCAGGCACTTAAGAGTAAAAAAGAAAAAATCCTCATAAACCTATCCAAAGTAGAAAAGGTCGATCTTTCCTTCCTCCAATTGCTCCACGCCGCCGGCCTGGAAGCGGAAAAAAAAGGTAAGGAACTTTCTCTTAGCGGAGATATTCCCGATGATTTTATTTCTGCTGTTAAACTGGCCGGATTTGACAGAAATCTATACGATGGCGGTGCCATGCTTTTCAAGCAGTTAACCGGTGAAGGGGCATAG
- a CDS encoding S1C family serine protease, producing the protein MFKKISYSSILILFFFVSCSSLPGPFEKDALSEMEIEEILKEKNLETIHSLIDEGAPSKALQYILSAPEDQSEYEDVRSLYPLALSKMEESYRQALEEKDYRKAISIYDSFKAIGEDSYIDEVSLKELSFKYVLSLFDQGEDGAAVAVFYNYLDFDDLDEESLVELEQKLIKAEIRGPLQNLFDYYVKKSMNADPQTIRFLSGKPNFQDMTAGTVTVWVNRGIRIENGIGFPDRGIGSGFFIDARGHILTNYHVISSEVDPEYEGYSRLFIKLSDDSEERIPAKVIGWDKELDVALIKCEVDPQYIFSFARDYDPAPGDKIYAIGSPGGLKNTLTSGSVSTLNRQLQSIGDTLQIDVPINPGNSGGPLLHPSGDVIGLVFAGIEQFEGVNFAIPVSDVKDILADLYTGGEVIHSWLGAALFERSGKLEVLYVTPGSPARQIGLKQGDVIESVDGKKYQKITELQRFFLKKDTGTLVRIEWMTGEGNRSAVASLDQRPENPMKEALDRDAFDNLLVPLFGMDAERVRGTGNKNVLYNLLKVYPGTTADEAGLAAGDSVLLRKWENPEKSNILLMQILMKSRKAGFIESAVQIGTYLNKGFFI; encoded by the coding sequence ATGTTTAAAAAAATATCATACTCTTCAATCCTGATTCTTTTTTTCTTTGTCAGTTGCAGTTCTCTTCCAGGACCTTTTGAGAAAGACGCATTAAGCGAAATGGAGATCGAGGAAATTCTAAAAGAAAAAAACCTCGAAACAATTCACTCCCTAATTGATGAAGGGGCTCCGTCCAAAGCCTTGCAATACATTCTCTCCGCTCCCGAAGATCAGTCTGAATATGAAGATGTCCGTTCTCTTTATCCATTGGCTCTGAGCAAAATGGAAGAATCCTACAGACAGGCTCTGGAAGAGAAAGACTATCGGAAAGCTATCAGTATATATGACTCATTTAAAGCTATCGGAGAAGACAGTTATATCGATGAAGTGTCTCTTAAGGAACTGAGCTTCAAATATGTATTGAGTCTTTTCGATCAAGGTGAGGATGGCGCTGCAGTTGCCGTTTTTTACAATTATCTCGATTTTGACGATCTGGATGAAGAATCTCTGGTTGAACTGGAGCAGAAGCTGATTAAGGCGGAAATAAGGGGTCCTCTTCAGAATCTGTTTGATTACTATGTTAAGAAATCTATGAACGCCGATCCTCAAACTATCCGTTTCCTCAGTGGGAAGCCGAATTTCCAGGATATGACTGCAGGTACTGTTACTGTATGGGTCAACAGAGGTATCCGCATAGAAAACGGTATCGGTTTTCCCGACCGGGGGATCGGAAGTGGTTTTTTTATCGATGCAAGAGGGCATATTCTTACCAATTATCATGTCATATCCAGTGAGGTCGATCCTGAATACGAAGGGTATTCCAGACTTTTCATCAAACTCTCCGATGATAGCGAAGAGCGGATTCCCGCAAAGGTTATCGGTTGGGATAAAGAACTGGATGTGGCTTTGATAAAATGCGAAGTTGATCCGCAGTATATTTTTTCATTTGCCCGTGATTACGATCCTGCACCGGGTGATAAAATCTACGCTATCGGATCGCCGGGAGGGTTGAAGAATACTCTTACTTCCGGTTCTGTCTCCACTTTGAACAGACAGCTTCAGAGCATTGGCGATACTTTACAGATTGACGTGCCGATAAATCCGGGCAATAGCGGCGGTCCGCTTCTTCATCCTTCCGGGGATGTTATCGGTCTGGTGTTTGCCGGAATCGAACAGTTTGAAGGAGTGAATTTTGCCATTCCCGTTTCGGATGTTAAAGATATTCTAGCCGATCTCTATACCGGGGGAGAAGTCATCCATTCCTGGCTGGGAGCTGCTCTGTTCGAACGGTCCGGCAAGCTTGAAGTTCTTTATGTTACCCCCGGTTCTCCCGCCCGCCAGATCGGATTGAAACAGGGAGATGTCATTGAATCGGTGGATGGGAAAAAATATCAGAAGATAACCGAGCTGCAGAGGTTCTTTTTAAAAAAAGATACAGGTACGCTTGTGCGGATTGAATGGATGACAGGTGAAGGAAACCGGTCAGCAGTCGCGTCGCTGGATCAGCGGCCGGAAAATCCGATGAAGGAAGCTTTGGATCGTGATGCCTTCGATAATCTTCTGGTTCCTTTATTCGGAATGGATGCAGAACGGGTTCGCGGAACAGGTAATAAAAATGTTCTATATAATCTTTTGAAAGTGTATCCCGGGACTACGGCTGATGAAGCCGGATTGGCTGCGGGAGATTCCGTTCTGCTCAGAAAATGGGAGAATCCCGAAAAAAGCAATATCCTGCTTATGCAAATCCTGATGAAAAGCCGCAAAGCCGGGTTCATAGAATCAGCCGTCCAGATCGGGACATATCTGAATAAAGGGTTTTTTATATAG
- the ftsH gene encoding ATP-dependent zinc metalloprotease FtsH, producing MNDDKNNKDPNDFFDNNNKYALFFLFSLVTLFLFVFSFSDTSTINEISYSLFYQQLGQGNVREIEILDQREIFGTFVDRTGAVTSFKTKIPYYDEQLMEDVKDKGVEVSGGAQKIGIGTIVMQILPWLLMFVFIWWMFRSVQGGSGGGKAFSFGKSKARKYEKDNNPITFTDVAGQLEAKYELQEVVEFLKNPTRFTSIGAKIPKGVLLVGSPGTGKTLLAKAVAGEAGVAFFHMSGSDFVEMFVGVGASRVRDLFETGRKNAPCILFIDEIDAVGRTRGAGYGGGHDEREQTLNQLLVEMDGFDTQEGVIIIAATNRPDVLDPALLRPGRFDRQVVVDLPDVKEREAILKIHSRKINLGDSVDLNIIARATPGSSGADIANIVNEAALFAARRKKELVEMVDFEEASDKVLMGVARTSRVFSDAERKMTAYHEAGHALLHYYLKNADPIHKVTIIPRGRALGVTFSLPEEDKYSRSSGWIYDRIKICYGGFAAEELIYGETSSGAQNDLEQATDLARKMVCDWGMSAELGPVSYGQNDEPIFIGKEIAQHKDYSDQTASLIDREIKRILQSSLDEVRTLLKKHRDELERLTEILLEKETLDDKEIRELLEIPLNGEK from the coding sequence ATGAACGATGATAAAAACAATAAAGATCCCAATGATTTTTTTGATAATAACAATAAGTATGCCCTCTTTTTTCTATTTTCTCTCGTAACCCTTTTCCTCTTTGTTTTTTCTTTTTCCGATACATCTACCATAAATGAAATATCTTATTCTCTTTTTTATCAGCAGCTGGGTCAGGGGAATGTCCGTGAAATTGAAATTCTTGACCAGCGTGAAATATTCGGCACTTTTGTAGACCGTACCGGAGCTGTTACTTCCTTTAAAACGAAAATTCCCTATTACGATGAACAATTGATGGAAGACGTCAAAGATAAGGGGGTCGAGGTTTCCGGAGGTGCCCAGAAAATCGGAATCGGCACAATTGTCATGCAGATCCTTCCCTGGCTATTAATGTTTGTTTTCATCTGGTGGATGTTCAGGTCCGTTCAGGGAGGATCGGGAGGAGGAAAGGCTTTCTCCTTCGGCAAAAGCAAAGCCCGTAAGTATGAGAAGGATAACAATCCCATAACCTTCACTGATGTCGCGGGACAACTGGAAGCGAAATACGAGCTTCAGGAAGTTGTCGAATTTCTCAAAAATCCAACCCGATTCACAAGTATCGGTGCAAAAATCCCGAAAGGCGTATTGCTCGTAGGGAGTCCCGGTACGGGCAAAACGCTGCTGGCGAAAGCTGTTGCCGGAGAAGCGGGAGTCGCTTTTTTCCATATGTCCGGTTCCGATTTCGTCGAGATGTTTGTCGGGGTAGGTGCCAGCAGAGTGCGCGACCTTTTTGAAACGGGCCGGAAGAACGCGCCCTGTATTCTGTTCATTGATGAAATTGATGCTGTAGGGAGAACCAGAGGCGCCGGCTATGGGGGCGGTCATGACGAAAGGGAGCAGACTCTCAATCAGCTTCTTGTAGAAATGGACGGTTTCGATACTCAGGAAGGGGTTATCATTATCGCGGCGACGAACAGGCCCGATGTTCTCGATCCGGCGCTCCTGAGACCGGGTCGTTTTGACAGGCAGGTGGTTGTCGATCTTCCCGATGTGAAAGAACGGGAAGCGATTCTGAAAATACACTCCCGCAAAATCAATCTCGGTGATTCTGTTGATTTGAACATTATCGCAAGAGCCACTCCCGGGTCATCAGGCGCCGATATAGCCAATATCGTCAATGAAGCGGCTCTTTTTGCGGCAAGAAGAAAAAAAGAGCTGGTTGAAATGGTGGATTTTGAAGAGGCGAGTGATAAAGTCCTGATGGGAGTAGCCAGAACGTCGAGAGTTTTCTCCGATGCGGAAAGAAAAATGACCGCCTACCATGAAGCTGGACACGCTCTCCTGCACTATTATCTGAAAAATGCCGATCCTATCCATAAAGTTACCATTATTCCGAGAGGACGGGCACTCGGTGTTACATTCTCTCTGCCGGAAGAGGATAAATATTCCCGAAGTAGCGGCTGGATTTATGACAGAATAAAAATCTGTTACGGAGGATTTGCAGCTGAAGAGCTGATCTATGGCGAAACATCATCGGGAGCCCAGAACGATTTGGAGCAGGCGACGGATCTGGCAAGGAAAATGGTTTGCGATTGGGGTATGAGCGCGGAACTGGGACCTGTTTCCTATGGACAGAATGATGAACCGATCTTTATCGGAAAAGAAATCGCCCAGCACAAGGATTATTCCGATCAAACGGCTTCATTGATAGACCGGGAAATAAAAAGAATTCTGCAAAGCTCTCTTGATGAAGTCAGGACTTTACTCAAAAAGCATCGCGATGAACTGGAAAGATTAACGGAAATACTTCTGGAGAAGGAAACTCTTGACGATAAGGAAATTAGAGAACTGCTCGAAATACCTTTAAATGGAGAGAAGTAA